A portion of the Paenibacillus hamazuiensis genome contains these proteins:
- the htpG gene encoding molecular chaperone HtpG, translated as MAKKQFQAESKRLLEMMINSIYTQKEIFLRELISNASDAIDKIYYKALTDDKLVFNKEDYYIKITPDKTNRTLTISDTGIGMTKDELENNLGVIAKSGSFAFKKENELKDGHNIIGQFGVGFYSAFMVADVVTVISKALGSEEAYKWESAGADGYTIEPCEKAAPGTEIILKIKENTEDDSYDEYLEEYRLRSIIKKYSDFIRYPIKMEVTRSKPKEGSDSEREEYVEEQTVNSMVPIWRRNKNELTAEDYENFYMEKRYGFDKPIKHIHISADGAVVYNAILYIPEKTPFDYYTKEYEKGLELYSNGVLIMEKCADLLPDYFSFVKGMVDSEDLSLNISRELLQHDKQLKLIAKNIKNRIKSTLQSLLKDEREKYEEFYKSFGRQLKFGVYSDFGANKEDLQDLLLFYSSKEKKLVTLDEYVSRMPEDQKYIYYAAGDSIERIDKLPQTELVADKGYEILYFTDDIDEFAIKMLMKYKEKEFKSVSSDDLGIETDAADKQAEAEESDNKELFEFMKNTLSDKVKEVKASKRLKSHPVCLSAAGEVSIEMEKILKAMPTGQDVKADKVLEINVQHEVFQSLKDAYQNDKDKLKLYTNLLYNQALLIEGLPIGDPVEFTNDICKIMV; from the coding sequence ATGGCCAAGAAGCAGTTTCAAGCCGAATCGAAACGATTGCTGGAAATGATGATCAACTCCATTTATACGCAGAAGGAGATTTTTCTGAGGGAGCTCATCTCCAATGCCAGCGATGCCATCGACAAGATTTACTACAAGGCGTTAACCGACGACAAGCTCGTTTTCAACAAAGAGGATTACTATATCAAAATCACGCCGGACAAAACAAACCGCACTTTGACCATCTCCGATACGGGGATCGGCATGACGAAGGACGAGCTGGAAAACAACCTCGGCGTCATCGCCAAAAGCGGCTCGTTTGCCTTTAAGAAGGAAAACGAGCTGAAAGACGGACATAACATCATCGGTCAATTCGGGGTCGGTTTCTACTCCGCCTTTATGGTGGCCGACGTCGTGACGGTGATCAGCAAAGCGCTCGGCAGCGAAGAGGCGTACAAATGGGAGTCCGCAGGGGCCGACGGATATACGATCGAGCCGTGCGAGAAAGCTGCGCCGGGTACGGAAATTATTTTGAAAATCAAGGAAAACACCGAAGACGACAGCTACGACGAATATTTGGAGGAGTACCGGCTTAGGTCGATCATCAAGAAATACTCCGACTTCATCCGCTACCCAATCAAGATGGAAGTTACCCGCAGCAAGCCGAAGGAAGGCAGCGACAGCGAACGCGAGGAGTATGTCGAAGAGCAAACCGTCAACAGCATGGTGCCGATTTGGCGGAGAAACAAAAACGAGCTGACCGCGGAAGACTACGAGAACTTCTACATGGAGAAGCGGTACGGCTTCGACAAGCCGATCAAGCATATCCATATCAGCGCCGACGGGGCCGTCGTGTACAACGCGATTTTGTACATCCCGGAAAAAACGCCGTTCGACTACTACACGAAGGAATACGAAAAGGGGCTAGAGCTGTATTCCAACGGCGTGCTGATCATGGAAAAATGCGCCGATCTGCTGCCCGATTATTTCAGCTTCGTCAAAGGGATGGTCGATTCCGAGGATTTGTCGCTCAACATCTCCCGCGAGCTGCTGCAGCATGACAAACAGCTGAAGCTCATCGCCAAGAACATCAAAAATCGGATCAAAAGCACGCTGCAAAGCCTGCTGAAGGACGAACGGGAGAAATACGAGGAGTTTTACAAATCGTTCGGCCGCCAGCTGAAATTCGGGGTATACAGCGATTTCGGTGCGAACAAGGAAGACCTGCAGGATTTGCTGCTGTTCTACTCCTCCAAGGAGAAGAAGCTGGTCACGTTGGACGAATACGTTTCGAGAATGCCGGAGGATCAAAAGTACATCTACTACGCCGCGGGGGATTCGATCGAACGGATCGACAAGCTTCCGCAAACGGAGCTCGTCGCCGACAAAGGCTACGAAATCCTGTACTTCACCGACGATATCGACGAATTCGCGATCAAGATGCTGATGAAATACAAAGAGAAGGAATTCAAGTCGGTATCGAGCGATGACCTCGGAATCGAAACGGATGCCGCCGACAAGCAGGCTGAGGCGGAAGAGAGCGACAACAAGGAGCTTTTTGAGTTTATGAAAAATACTTTGTCCGACAAAGTGAAGGAAGTTAAAGCCTCCAAGCGGCTGAAAAGCCATCCGGTCTGTCTGTCCGCTGCGGGCGAGGTGTCCATCGAGATGGAAAAAATCCTCAAGGCGATGCCTACCGGCCAAGATGTGAAGGCGGACAAAGTGCTCGAAATCAACGTCCAGCACGAAGTGTTCCAGTCGCTGAAGGACGCCTACCAAAACGACAAAGACAAACTGAAGCTGTACACGAACCTGCTGTACAACCAGGCACTGCTGATCGAAGGGCTGCCGATCGGCGACCCTGTCGAGTTCACCAACGACATTTGCAAAATCATGGTGTAA
- a CDS encoding carbohydrate ABC transporter permease codes for MEGNSAVMTKETAAAGKKLLNGRRQESLLAYVLVAPAMLTIGLFALYPILNTIWLSLHELKLNMPYLGKPFVGFTHYAALSGDVRFWASLWNTLYFTFFSVLLELVLGFAIAILINRSFVGRGIVRAAVLVPWAIPTVVSAMMWKFMFNDQLGVINDLLVKIGILDHYIAWLGSRETALWSIIVTDVWKTTPFMALLILAGLQVIPADIYEAAKVDGATRLQQMIRITVPLVKPAVLVALLFRTLDAFRVFDIVFVMTGGGPANSTETLSMYAQTTLMRYLDFGKGSALSVITFVCVLLISFFYIKVLKVDIEKR; via the coding sequence ATGGAGGGGAACTCGGCGGTCATGACAAAAGAGACGGCGGCTGCAGGCAAAAAGCTTTTGAACGGCCGGCGGCAGGAGTCTTTGCTCGCTTACGTGCTGGTAGCTCCGGCAATGCTGACGATCGGGCTGTTTGCGCTTTATCCGATATTGAATACGATTTGGCTCAGCTTGCATGAGCTGAAATTAAATATGCCGTATTTGGGCAAACCGTTCGTAGGGTTTACGCATTATGCGGCTTTAAGCGGCGATGTGCGGTTTTGGGCGTCCTTGTGGAACACGCTTTATTTTACGTTTTTCTCCGTGCTGCTTGAACTCGTGCTCGGTTTCGCGATTGCGATCCTGATCAACCGCAGCTTCGTCGGCCGCGGCATCGTGCGGGCGGCGGTGCTCGTCCCGTGGGCCATCCCTACCGTCGTATCGGCGATGATGTGGAAGTTCATGTTTAACGACCAGCTCGGCGTGATCAACGATCTGCTCGTGAAGATTGGCATCCTCGATCACTACATCGCCTGGCTCGGCAGCAGGGAGACGGCGCTTTGGTCGATTATCGTGACCGACGTTTGGAAAACGACGCCGTTTATGGCGCTGCTTATATTGGCGGGCCTGCAGGTGATTCCGGCGGACATTTACGAAGCGGCCAAAGTCGACGGGGCTACGCGGCTGCAGCAGATGATCAGAATTACGGTGCCCCTGGTCAAGCCGGCCGTACTTGTCGCGCTGTTGTTCCGGACGCTGGATGCGTTCCGCGTGTTTGACATCGTCTTCGTCATGACCGGCGGAGGGCCGGCGAACTCGACGGAAACGCTGTCGATGTACGCGCAGACGACACTGATGCGTTATCTCGACTTCGGCAAAGGCTCGGCGCTTTCGGTCATCACGTTTGTTTGCGTATTGCTGATCAGCTTCTTTTACATCAAAGTGCTCAAGGTGGACATCGAGAAGAGATAG
- a CDS encoding M48 family metallopeptidase has translation MSEKTEACPDCGREMPVNPGFVTWCDHCHWNIDPYIPKSRRDRLWARLNKWLGSNRNAAIFEQIRGEWQSGFRLTPSRLLAYSFAALWYGLVCWVAYKTFMIFYEIRTLGDLLAGLFFAGLTFVLVPRVYRLKKPKLDRREYPALYRAADEAAAFLGAPPVDGIVINLSFNAAYTISGFRRKKLLIIGLPLFASLTPEEKLAIISHELGHHANRDITRSSFLGGVQRALGRLYITIYPKTDFSDILSSLARLLEWFRKGLAYVVLVPWYAIGLAVWADSQRAEYGADYAAASVAGTRAAASALRKMCYGPTFYKALDMVAEYRYTANLFEEFRGRIRSVPSREVERIRILTELTESRIESTHPPTRYRLAFMEEKLPSAAPVLPPELLIRMEEEFLALEAIWEKRMLTDYRSYMYDTY, from the coding sequence TTGTCTGAAAAAACCGAAGCTTGTCCCGACTGCGGCCGCGAGATGCCGGTGAATCCGGGTTTCGTTACCTGGTGCGATCATTGCCATTGGAATATCGATCCCTATATCCCGAAGAGCCGCAGGGACCGGCTGTGGGCTCGATTGAACAAGTGGCTCGGCTCCAATAGGAATGCGGCGATTTTTGAACAAATCCGCGGGGAATGGCAATCCGGATTCCGGCTCACACCCTCCCGCCTTCTGGCCTACAGCTTTGCGGCATTATGGTACGGGCTCGTATGTTGGGTTGCCTACAAAACCTTTATGATCTTTTACGAGATCCGGACGTTGGGCGATTTGCTGGCCGGTCTTTTTTTCGCCGGATTGACCTTTGTTCTTGTCCCCCGGGTGTACAGGCTGAAAAAACCTAAGCTTGACCGGCGGGAATACCCGGCCTTATACCGCGCTGCCGACGAGGCGGCCGCTTTTCTCGGTGCTCCTCCCGTCGACGGGATTGTGATCAATCTGAGTTTCAACGCGGCGTATACGATTTCGGGCTTTCGAAGGAAAAAGCTGCTCATTATCGGTCTGCCGCTGTTCGCATCGCTAACTCCGGAAGAAAAGCTCGCGATTATTTCCCACGAGCTTGGACATCATGCGAACCGGGACATCACCCGCAGCTCTTTTCTGGGGGGCGTACAAAGAGCATTGGGGCGGCTTTACATAACTATATATCCAAAAACGGACTTTTCGGACATCTTGTCTTCTTTAGCACGGCTGCTGGAATGGTTTCGAAAAGGACTGGCTTATGTCGTATTGGTCCCATGGTATGCTATAGGACTCGCCGTTTGGGCTGATTCCCAGCGGGCGGAATACGGCGCGGACTACGCCGCGGCTTCCGTGGCCGGCACTCGTGCCGCCGCCTCGGCTCTGCGGAAAATGTGCTATGGCCCGACTTTTTACAAAGCGCTCGATATGGTTGCGGAATACCGGTACACGGCCAACCTGTTCGAGGAGTTCCGCGGACGCATCCGTTCGGTGCCGTCCAGGGAGGTGGAGCGGATTCGCATTCTGACGGAGTTGACGGAGAGCCGCATCGAATCCACTCACCCTCCGACACGGTACCGGCTCGCTTTTATGGAAGAGAAACTGCCGTCCGCCGCCCCCGTTCTTCCTCCCGAACTGCTCATCCGAATGGAGGAGGAGTTTCTGGCTTTGGAAGCGATTTGGGAAAAAAGAATGTTGACTGATTACCGTTCTTATATGTATGACACTTACTAG
- a CDS encoding ABC transporter substrate-binding protein produces the protein MKKGLKTATSSLLALSLMSTLVACSRSEAPASAPAPKTNDQGQPAAQKEITLTWSFGKDATGVSPKLAKMFEEKNPGIKVNVMEMPQKSDAQHNDYVTKLSSKDTSIDVMNIDIIWPPEFGASQWLEPLDSYFTKDELDKFLPGPIAGNTYNGKLYGLPYYTDAGLLYYRKDILEEAGVQPPKTFDELMNIAKTLKGKGGTEFGVVYQANQYEGLVCNVLEYIWGNGGDVLTPDNKVVLDSPNTVEAIKNFAALTQSDLVPKGITTYIEDDARTVFTEGKSVFLRHWPSAWAAAQGEGSKVKGKVGIVPMPVGPSGKNPAATLGGWNLGINVNISKEKKEAAVKLIKFLTSDEAQTFASVNGGRIPIKKALFKNADVLKANPHFESMYDVFMNAKPRPVSPIYPQISDVMQIQVHKAITGAQPADQAVKNMQKEIGDLLAKYKK, from the coding sequence ATGAAAAAAGGTCTGAAAACCGCAACGTCTTCCTTGCTCGCTTTGTCCCTCATGTCTACGCTGGTAGCGTGCAGCCGAAGCGAAGCGCCGGCTTCCGCGCCTGCGCCGAAAACAAACGACCAAGGGCAGCCGGCCGCGCAAAAAGAGATTACGCTCACGTGGTCGTTCGGCAAAGATGCGACCGGAGTCAGCCCGAAGCTGGCGAAGATGTTCGAGGAGAAAAACCCGGGCATCAAGGTCAACGTGATGGAGATGCCGCAAAAATCCGACGCGCAGCATAACGACTACGTCACCAAGCTGTCCTCCAAAGATACGAGCATCGACGTTATGAATATCGACATCATCTGGCCTCCCGAGTTCGGCGCTTCGCAATGGCTGGAGCCGCTGGACAGCTATTTCACGAAAGATGAGCTGGACAAGTTTTTGCCGGGGCCGATCGCGGGGAACACCTATAACGGCAAATTATACGGATTGCCCTATTACACGGATGCGGGGCTGCTGTACTACCGCAAAGATATTTTGGAAGAAGCCGGCGTGCAGCCGCCGAAAACGTTCGACGAGCTGATGAACATCGCCAAGACGCTGAAAGGCAAGGGCGGCACGGAATTCGGCGTCGTGTACCAGGCGAACCAGTATGAGGGGCTAGTGTGCAACGTGCTCGAGTATATTTGGGGCAACGGCGGCGACGTGCTGACCCCGGACAACAAAGTGGTGCTCGATTCTCCGAATACGGTGGAAGCCATCAAAAACTTCGCGGCTCTGACGCAGTCGGACCTCGTGCCGAAAGGCATCACCACCTACATCGAAGACGATGCGCGCACCGTCTTTACCGAAGGGAAGTCCGTTTTCCTGAGGCATTGGCCGTCCGCATGGGCAGCGGCGCAAGGAGAAGGCTCCAAGGTCAAAGGCAAGGTCGGCATCGTGCCGATGCCGGTAGGTCCTTCCGGGAAAAATCCGGCGGCGACGCTCGGAGGCTGGAATCTCGGGATCAACGTGAATATTTCGAAGGAGAAGAAGGAAGCGGCCGTGAAGCTGATCAAGTTTTTGACCTCCGATGAAGCGCAAACGTTCGCTTCCGTGAACGGCGGCCGCATTCCGATCAAGAAGGCGCTGTTCAAAAACGCCGACGTGCTGAAGGCGAACCCGCACTTCGAGTCGATGTACGACGTGTTTATGAACGCCAAGCCGCGTCCGGTATCGCCGATTTACCCGCAAATTTCCGACGTGATGCAAATCCAGGTGCACAAGGCGATTACGGGAGCGCAGCCGGCGGATCAGGCGGTAAAGAACATGCAGAAAGAAATCGGCGATTTGCTGGCAAAATATAAAAAATAG
- a CDS encoding cache domain-containing sensor histidine kinase — MKWLKRSLFAKLLVGMLISAVIPYSLFNVFSYKSTSDSVENQVIELNQNLMDVNMDNVKKYLNELSRLSVSFYQDQTLLRYLRASEISPLQMLYIKNQVDAIYNLRPEFRAVRFMSAAVNGLTLYKMDPNISTEEIQNNRMAVPRTEDEGWGVKMSYEAASLGREDVLAMHKLLIDYPSPKVLGVVSLYVGLGEIKRLIQSQSGPYAGDAVFLYIRGDNQLLYSSENKTSQPKLALSPDVDRGAQDGELHGVKGVFIYVKTDFLGLPLTAVKFVPRAAIDDSANRTLHRSLAIQLIAIGFVIVFAFILSFVTIAPIKRLLQSIARVETGNFNVNVASGREDELGVLELRFQTMIRSIDDLMNREYRNRLELTTAQLKMLQAQINPHFLYNTLQSIGTLALRHGSPEISDKIAELGAILRYSMDLKTEVVPLQKEVEHVQHYLSLQAGRFKNKLAYTLSIAENAYPVHVPKLILQPLVENSIVHGFERGRGLGTLHVAVELDDELRIRVIDNGKGMSPEQIARIRREYLDFQLQSGQNGGIGLVNVLHRCRLFFGPGFEWDMFSTPYEETVIALHMKPSPDLATKEEQDNEGADSGR; from the coding sequence ATGAAGTGGCTCAAAAGAAGCTTGTTTGCCAAGCTGCTCGTCGGCATGCTGATTTCAGCGGTCATTCCTTATTCGCTTTTTAACGTATTTTCATATAAATCAACCTCCGATTCCGTGGAAAATCAAGTGATCGAGCTGAATCAGAACCTGATGGACGTCAACATGGACAACGTCAAAAAATATTTGAACGAGCTAAGCCGCCTTTCGGTTTCGTTTTACCAGGATCAGACGCTGCTCAGATACCTTAGAGCCTCCGAAATTTCCCCCTTACAGATGCTTTATATCAAAAACCAAGTGGATGCGATTTACAATCTTCGCCCGGAATTTCGCGCCGTCCGGTTCATGAGCGCAGCGGTAAACGGCCTTACGCTGTACAAGATGGATCCGAATATAAGCACCGAAGAAATCCAAAATAACCGGATGGCGGTGCCGCGCACGGAAGATGAGGGGTGGGGCGTAAAGATGAGCTATGAGGCGGCTTCGCTCGGCCGGGAAGACGTGCTGGCGATGCACAAGCTGCTGATCGACTACCCCAGCCCCAAAGTGCTCGGCGTCGTATCGCTGTACGTCGGCCTGGGGGAAATCAAACGGCTCATCCAATCGCAATCCGGCCCTTATGCGGGCGATGCCGTCTTTTTGTATATCCGGGGCGACAACCAGCTGCTCTACTCTTCGGAAAATAAAACGTCGCAGCCGAAGCTGGCGCTGTCTCCGGACGTTGACCGGGGAGCGCAGGACGGAGAGCTGCATGGAGTGAAGGGCGTATTCATCTACGTGAAAACCGACTTCCTCGGGCTTCCGCTGACCGCAGTCAAGTTTGTGCCGCGGGCGGCCATCGACGATTCCGCGAACCGGACGCTGCACCGGTCGCTTGCGATCCAGTTGATTGCCATCGGCTTTGTCATCGTGTTTGCGTTTATTTTGTCGTTTGTGACGATTGCGCCGATCAAACGGCTGCTGCAAAGCATCGCCCGGGTCGAGACCGGCAATTTCAACGTCAATGTCGCTTCGGGCCGGGAGGACGAGCTCGGCGTGCTGGAGCTCCGTTTTCAAACGATGATCCGCAGCATCGACGATTTGATGAACCGGGAATACCGCAACCGGCTCGAGCTGACGACCGCCCAGCTGAAAATGCTTCAGGCGCAGATCAATCCGCACTTCCTGTACAATACGCTGCAGTCGATCGGCACGCTGGCGCTCAGGCACGGTTCCCCGGAAATCAGCGACAAGATCGCGGAGCTCGGAGCGATTCTGAGATACAGCATGGACCTGAAAACGGAAGTGGTTCCTCTGCAAAAGGAAGTCGAGCACGTCCAGCATTATTTGTCTCTGCAGGCGGGGCGCTTCAAAAACAAGCTCGCTTATACGCTGTCGATTGCCGAGAACGCTTATCCGGTGCACGTGCCCAAGCTGATCCTGCAGCCGCTTGTGGAGAACAGCATCGTGCATGGCTTTGAGAGAGGGCGCGGCTTGGGCACGCTGCACGTTGCCGTGGAGCTGGACGACGAGCTGCGCATTCGCGTCATTGACAACGGAAAAGGAATGAGCCCGGAGCAAATCGCGCGCATTCGCCGCGAATATCTCGATTTTCAACTGCAATCGGGACAGAACGGCGGAATCGGGCTCGTCAATGTGCTGCACCGGTGCCGATTGTTTTTCGGCCCCGGTTTTGAATGGGATATGTTCAGCACACCTTACGAAGAAACGGTGATTGCGCTGCACATGAAGCCGTCACCCGACCTCGCGACGAAGGAGGAACAGGATAATGAAGGTGCTGATAGCGGACGATGA
- a CDS encoding aldo/keto reductase family protein, giving the protein MKYRNLGRTGLKVSEISLGSWLTYGGYVEKENAVNSIHKAYELGINFFDTANVYERGEAEKVVGEALAKYPRDSYVLATKVFWPMGDGPNDRGLSRKHVMEQCHASLKRLGTDYVDIYYCHRFDPNTPVEETLRTIDDLVTQGKILYAGVSEWTAVQMAEALAVADKYLLDRIVVNQPVYNMFNRYIEKEVIPFGEAKGIGQVVFSPLAQGLLSGKYKSVNDIPADSRAAKLENMRKGITEEKIAKVAQLSGIAGELGVTLSQLALAWILRQSNVASALIGASRPQQVEENAQASGIELSQEMLDKIEAILA; this is encoded by the coding sequence ATGAAGTATCGGAACTTGGGAAGAACAGGACTGAAGGTAAGTGAAATCAGCTTGGGCAGCTGGCTGACTTACGGCGGGTATGTGGAAAAGGAGAACGCCGTCAATTCCATTCACAAGGCGTACGAGCTGGGGATTAACTTTTTCGATACGGCAAACGTGTATGAGCGGGGCGAGGCCGAGAAGGTCGTCGGCGAGGCGCTGGCCAAGTACCCCCGCGATTCCTACGTGCTCGCTACGAAGGTGTTTTGGCCGATGGGCGACGGTCCGAACGACCGAGGTTTGTCGCGCAAGCATGTCATGGAGCAATGCCATGCCAGCCTGAAGCGGCTTGGAACGGATTACGTCGACATTTACTATTGCCATCGGTTTGACCCGAACACGCCGGTGGAGGAGACGCTGCGGACGATCGACGACCTGGTCACCCAGGGCAAAATCCTGTACGCCGGCGTCAGCGAATGGACGGCCGTGCAAATGGCGGAAGCTCTTGCGGTGGCGGACAAATATTTGCTCGACCGCATCGTCGTGAACCAGCCGGTTTACAACATGTTCAACCGCTACATCGAAAAAGAAGTGATTCCGTTCGGCGAAGCCAAAGGGATCGGACAAGTCGTCTTCTCGCCGCTCGCTCAAGGGCTCCTCAGCGGCAAATACAAGTCCGTGAACGACATCCCGGCCGACAGCCGCGCTGCCAAGCTGGAAAACATGCGCAAAGGCATCACGGAAGAGAAGATCGCGAAGGTTGCCCAGCTCTCGGGCATCGCGGGCGAACTCGGCGTTACCCTGTCGCAGCTCGCACTGGCCTGGATTCTGCGCCAAAGCAATGTCGCCAGCGCCCTGATCGGCGCCAGCCGTCCGCAGCAGGTGGAAGAGAACGCGCAGGCGTCCGGCATCGAGCTGTCGCAAGAGATGCTGGACAAAATCGAAGCGATTTTGGCTTAA
- a CDS encoding carbohydrate ABC transporter permease produces MLLQRTKITFFYAAVWAFVVIVMFPFFWQINTSLKPPDQLYKMPPDWLPSPVYFGSYISTFTKHPFTIYLENSLIVATATTLYSIVMGALCAYAVARLQFRGKKLILMLVLSVSMFPAISILSPLYILLRDFNLLNTFEGLILPYTTHGLPLTIWILASFFKDIPAELEESARIDGTSRLGAFWRVIIPLAAPGMFTTAILVFIGAWNEFLFAFSFMSKDIMRTVPVGIAMFPGEHDIPWGDISAASVIVTLPLIVMVLLFQRRIISGLTSGAVKG; encoded by the coding sequence ATGCTACTACAGCGCACCAAAATAACCTTTTTTTACGCGGCGGTGTGGGCTTTCGTCGTCATCGTGATGTTTCCCTTCTTCTGGCAGATCAATACGTCGCTCAAGCCGCCGGACCAGCTGTACAAAATGCCGCCGGATTGGCTCCCGTCGCCGGTCTATTTCGGCAGCTACATCTCGACGTTTACGAAGCATCCGTTCACGATATACCTCGAAAACAGCCTGATCGTGGCGACCGCGACGACGCTGTACAGCATCGTCATGGGTGCTCTTTGCGCCTATGCGGTGGCGCGCCTGCAGTTTCGGGGGAAAAAGCTCATCCTGATGCTCGTGCTTTCGGTATCGATGTTTCCGGCGATATCGATCCTCAGTCCGCTTTATATTTTGCTGCGGGATTTTAACCTGCTGAATACGTTCGAAGGGTTGATCCTGCCTTACACGACGCACGGGCTGCCGCTGACGATCTGGATATTGGCGAGCTTCTTCAAAGACATTCCCGCGGAGCTGGAGGAGTCGGCCCGCATCGACGGCACAAGCCGGCTCGGCGCCTTCTGGAGAGTCATTATCCCGCTCGCCGCGCCGGGCATGTTCACGACCGCCATTCTCGTGTTTATCGGCGCGTGGAACGAATTTTTATTTGCATTTTCCTTTATGTCCAAGGACATCATGAGAACGGTGCCTGTCGGCATTGCGATGTTTCCGGGGGAGCACGACATTCCGTGGGGGGATATTTCCGCCGCTTCGGTCATCGTGACACTGCCGCTTATCGTCATGGTGCTGCTGTTCCAGCGGAGAATCATTTCGGGATTGACGTCAGGCGCGGTGAAAGGGTAA
- a CDS encoding extracellular solute-binding protein, giving the protein MKKSGLRKGTAVTAVVVAATLTMIGCSEQKKATEAAASETSKKPSAVPAKRAEVTVTMYDRGAVPASEGSYEDNRWTKWINNNGPVDVKYVPILRSDSTKKLNMLFASGSAPDIINEYNTPFRDNLYNQKQLLPLDNYLKDMPEYQKVLDQYPQLKKAGTKPDGKLYYIGKMKEATPAHAFFIRTDWLKKLNLSMPETTDELLKVAKAFADQDPDGNGKKDTYGMNLSTYSQYAINEMFGAPMSDSQLSWGLKDGKIGILWENDLAALNFKKELYQGGMIDKDFLNDKDGAKAKQDFLNGKLGIYVNPSTNWYEFPVIDITTLKKNVPGAEIDLLPYPKSPLGHYTGAIDNPIQMTTAFNAMIKDPAAAAQYINFMMKPETGMKINYGDEGVHWTKDAKGCPIPTDPQKVKNEVGYAADYEIFLSRVDKCDFLVNKFDPAKPEQKAGLELYKKAQDTYMDPGKMYPGIALGQYMPTFAGDSNVIHATLLKQMTDFYVKAMISGEKYTPEQAIKDAQAAWDQAGGKKLEEDMNNWYAQNKDTAFLIKDVWEIVKQQKQVK; this is encoded by the coding sequence ATGAAAAAAAGCGGCTTGAGGAAGGGGACGGCGGTTACGGCTGTCGTAGTGGCTGCCACCCTTACAATGATCGGCTGCAGCGAGCAGAAGAAAGCGACGGAGGCAGCGGCATCCGAGACATCGAAGAAGCCGTCTGCAGTACCGGCCAAACGTGCCGAAGTGACGGTAACCATGTACGACCGGGGGGCCGTACCGGCATCGGAGGGCTCTTACGAAGACAACCGCTGGACGAAGTGGATCAATAATAACGGTCCCGTGGACGTGAAATATGTGCCGATTTTACGCAGCGATTCGACGAAAAAGCTCAACATGCTGTTCGCATCGGGCTCCGCTCCGGACATCATCAACGAGTATAATACACCTTTCCGGGACAATTTGTACAACCAGAAGCAGCTGCTGCCGCTCGACAATTACTTGAAGGATATGCCGGAATACCAGAAGGTGCTCGATCAGTACCCGCAGCTGAAAAAAGCAGGAACGAAGCCGGACGGCAAGCTGTATTACATCGGTAAAATGAAAGAAGCGACTCCCGCGCACGCGTTTTTCATCCGCACGGACTGGCTGAAGAAGCTGAATCTGTCCATGCCGGAAACGACCGACGAGCTGCTCAAGGTCGCCAAGGCGTTTGCCGACCAAGACCCGGACGGAAACGGCAAGAAAGATACGTACGGGATGAATTTATCCACCTACTCCCAGTATGCCATCAATGAAATGTTCGGCGCGCCGATGTCCGACAGCCAGCTGTCGTGGGGGCTTAAGGACGGCAAAATCGGCATTTTATGGGAGAATGATCTCGCTGCATTGAACTTTAAAAAAGAGCTGTATCAAGGCGGTATGATCGATAAGGATTTCCTGAACGACAAGGACGGCGCCAAAGCGAAGCAGGATTTCCTGAACGGCAAGCTCGGTATTTATGTGAATCCCAGCACCAACTGGTATGAGTTCCCCGTTATCGATATCACGACCTTGAAAAAAAATGTGCCGGGAGCCGAAATCGATCTGCTTCCTTATCCGAAATCGCCGCTCGGTCATTACACCGGGGCGATCGATAACCCGATTCAGATGACCACCGCGTTCAACGCCATGATCAAGGATCCCGCTGCCGCCGCGCAGTACATCAACTTCATGATGAAGCCGGAGACGGGGATGAAGATCAACTACGGGGACGAAGGCGTGCATTGGACTAAAGATGCGAAAGGCTGCCCCATTCCGACCGATCCGCAAAAGGTTAAAAACGAAGTCGGGTATGCGGCGGATTACGAAATCTTCCTGAGCCGCGTCGATAAATGCGACTTCCTCGTCAACAAGTTCGATCCGGCCAAGCCGGAACAGAAAGCGGGGCTGGAGCTGTATAAAAAAGCCCAGGATACGTACATGGATCCCGGCAAAATGTACCCAGGCATTGCTCTGGGGCAATATATGCCGACTTTTGCCGGAGATTCGAATGTGATCCATGCGACATTGCTTAAGCAAATGACGGATTTTTACGTGAAGGCGATGATCAGCGGTGAGAAATATACGCCGGAGCAGGCGATCAAGGATGCTCAAGCGGCTTGGGATCAGGCCGGAGGCAAGAAGCTCGAAGAGGATATGAATAACTGGTACGCGCAAAACAAGGACACCGCCTTCTTGATCAAAGATGTGTGGGAAATTGTCAAGCAGCAGAAGCAAGTCAAATAA